Proteins co-encoded in one Arachis hypogaea cultivar Tifrunner chromosome 11, arahy.Tifrunner.gnm2.J5K5, whole genome shotgun sequence genomic window:
- the LOC140176364 gene encoding uncharacterized protein has protein sequence MKFPLMCLLTPLTVKRIACLSHAPKIKTKPGKLKKKRRMDVDEKSNFGTKKLKVDPKLLSNTTDGVHLKRQLGTFTCSFCGEKGHTKRGCKKKRDADAAAAAEAAEKKKKDEGNPTPDQQVEQPQNDGGQHDVESNHVEIEISQPIASEEEDSQKDPGLKRPSKLSPRRRSSLSGTSPTVNPLQSASSTTATKFANVMKFIPTPGFKPPRKKN, from the exons ATGAAGTTCCCTTTGATGTGTCTTCTGACTCCTCTAACAGTAAAGAGGATAGCCTGTTTAAGCCATGCCCCTAAAATCAAGACTAAACCTGGAAAActaaagaagaagaggaggatggATGTGGATGAGAAGAGTAATTTTGGAACTAAGAAGCTTAAAGTTGATCCAAAATTATTGAGTAATACTACAGATGGTGTACATCTAAAAAGACAGTTGGGAACCTTTACCTGCAGTTTCTGTGGTGAAAAGGGACATACAAAGAGAGGCTGCAAAAAAAAGAGGGATGCtgatgctgctgctgctgccGAGGCagctgagaagaagaaaaaagatgaagGAAATCCTACGCCTGATCAACAAGTTGAGCAGCCCCAAAACGATGGTGGCCAACATGATGTGGAAAGCAATCACGTGGAGATCGAGATATCTCAGCCTATTGCTTCTGAGgaagaggattctcaaaag GATCCTGGATTGAAAAGGCCTTCTAAGCTGTCACCAAGAAGAAGATCCTCTCTGTCGGGAACCTCACCAACAGTGAACCCCTTGCAGAGTGCATCTTCAACAACAGCAACAAAGTTTGCCAACGTGATGAAATTCATCCCAACCCCAGGATTTAAGCCACCAAGAAAGAAGAACTGA
- the LOC112722222 gene encoding adenylate kinase 4 → MGSSSAAPNLEDVPSMDLMTELLRRFKCSAKPDKRLILIGPPGSGKGTQSPIIKDEYCLCHLATGDMLRAAVAAKTPLGIKAKEAMEKGELVSDDLVVGIIDEAMKKPSCQKGFILDGFPRTVVQAQKLDQMLEKQGLKVDKVLNFAIDDSILEERITGRWIHPSSGRSYHTKFAPPKVSGVDDVTGEPLIQRKDDTAAVLKSRLDAFHKQTEPVIDYYTKKGIVANLHAEKPPKEVTVEVEKVLSS, encoded by the exons atggggAGCAGTAGTGCAGCACCGAACTTGGAAGATGTTCCCTCCATGGATCTCATGACGGAGCTCCTCCGTCGTTTCAAGTGTTCCGCTAAGCCTGATAAGCGTCTCATTCTAATTG GCCCACCTGGTTCTGGGAAAGGAACGCAGTCACCAATTATAAAGGATGAGTACTGCTTATGCCACTTAGCCACGGGTGACATGTTAAGAGCTGCTGTTGCGGCTAAAACTCCTCTTGGTATCAAAGCTAAAGAAGCAATGGAAAAG GGAGAGTTGGTTTCAGATGACTTAGTTGTTGGCATTATAGATGAGGCTATGAAAAAACCATCATGTCAAAAAGGTTTTATTCTTGATGGTTTTCCAAGAACAGTTGTCCAAGCACAAAAG cttgatcaaatgctggaaaaACAAGGACTAAAAGTTGACAAGGTGCTCAATTTTGCCATTGATGATTCTATCCTTGAGGAGAGGATAACTGGCCGCTGGATACACCCATCTAGTGGCAGAAGCTACCATACAAAATTTGCTCCTCCTAAAGTTTCGGGGGTTGATGAT GTGACTGGCGAACCTCTTATCCAGCGTAAGGATGACACTGCAGCAGTCCTTAAGTCAAGGCTGGATGCATTTCATAAGCAAACTGAACCA GTGATTGATTATTATACAAAGAAAGGGATCGTCGCCAATCTTCATGCTGAGAAACCTCCCAAAGAAGTTACAGTTGAAGTCGAGAAGGTGTTATCTTCATAG